A portion of the Clostridium gelidum genome contains these proteins:
- a CDS encoding cyclic lactone autoinducer peptide — MITKVLGNILKKVSGSMITKPTASCCCHGVEEMPESMKKLR, encoded by the coding sequence ATGATTACAAAAGTATTAGGTAACATTTTAAAGAAAGTGTCAGGTTCAATGATTACAAAACCTACAGCATCATGTTGTTGCCATGGAGTTGAAGAAATGCCTGAATCTATGAAAAAATTAAGATAA
- a CDS encoding HlyD family secretion protein yields the protein MNGKRKKLMITILIVMVGALGGIGFYYWYDNNYFVSTDDARVTGDLIKVSPQISGKLLEFNLEEGDKVSQDQIMGRQEMTNLPDTNVDQSIIRAPISGIVIKKIGNVGEIEAAGQSIAMIVDPQKLYITANIEETKLGKVKQGQNVEITIDQIEGKTFTGKVKYVGKASNSTFSLLPTSTSGTFTKVVQRVPVKIEFDKVNSELLPGTNAIVKIHVK from the coding sequence ATGAATGGAAAGCGTAAAAAATTGATGATTACTATATTGATAGTTATGGTTGGAGCACTTGGTGGAATAGGATTCTATTATTGGTATGATAATAATTACTTTGTTTCTACAGATGATGCAAGAGTTACGGGGGATCTTATTAAGGTAAGTCCACAGATTTCAGGAAAACTTCTTGAGTTTAATTTAGAAGAAGGAGATAAAGTATCACAAGATCAAATCATGGGAAGACAAGAAATGACTAATCTTCCAGATACGAATGTAGATCAATCTATAATAAGAGCACCAATCAGTGGAATTGTTATCAAAAAAATTGGGAATGTAGGAGAAATTGAAGCAGCAGGACAATCCATTGCAATGATTGTTGATCCACAAAAATTATATATTACTGCAAATATAGAAGAAACTAAATTAGGAAAAGTAAAACAAGGACAAAATGTAGAGATTACAATAGATCAAATTGAAGGAAAAACATTTACTGGAAAAGTAAAATATGTCGGTAAGGCTTCAAATTCAACTTTTTCACTTCTTCCAACATCAACTAGTGGTACATTTACTAAAGTCGTACAAAGAGTGCCTGTTAAAATTGAATTTGATAAAGTTAATTCAGAGTTATTGCCTGGCACTAATGCCATTGTTAAAATTCATGTTAAGTGA
- a CDS encoding YeaH/YhbH family protein, giving the protein MAIFRDYTNNKIDHDRSIEDRRRHRQLVEKSIKENLGDILSEESIVGESKNKKFKIPIKGIKEYQFIYGKNSKGVASGVGDEKRGEKLGNGNKKLAKGNQGAGNDEGDDVYETEITLEELMDYISEDLNLPNLDEKKYSEIVTETSGKKRGYQTHGIRPRLAKKKTVMSKIARKQGKKRALRELGNKQELERFPFKEEDLKYYRVKMKPKKDSNAVMLFIMDASGSMDITKKYLARSYFFVLATFLKRKYNNIAFEFIYHTTVARRVDEYEFFHKSESGGTYISSGINEALKLVEEKYPPAAWNIYSIYASDGDNWSEDNERAVIAVKNICKVSNMFGYAELLPSTYTTTMYYKFTKEITDEKFVPVIIKEKKDLWEALKIMLRKELGT; this is encoded by the coding sequence ATGGCAATATTTAGGGACTATACCAATAATAAAATTGATCACGACAGATCCATAGAAGATAGAAGAAGACACAGGCAACTTGTAGAAAAATCAATAAAAGAAAATTTAGGAGATATATTATCAGAAGAAAGCATTGTTGGAGAAAGCAAAAATAAAAAATTTAAAATACCAATTAAAGGAATTAAAGAATACCAATTTATTTATGGAAAAAATTCTAAGGGCGTAGCTAGTGGAGTTGGAGATGAAAAAAGAGGAGAAAAGTTAGGAAATGGAAACAAGAAATTAGCAAAAGGAAATCAAGGAGCAGGAAATGACGAGGGTGATGATGTTTATGAAACAGAAATCACTCTTGAAGAATTAATGGATTATATATCAGAAGATTTAAATTTGCCTAATTTAGATGAAAAGAAATATTCGGAAATAGTAACTGAAACTAGTGGCAAAAAAAGGGGATATCAAACACATGGAATAAGACCTAGACTTGCAAAAAAGAAAACAGTTATGTCCAAGATTGCAAGAAAACAAGGAAAGAAAAGAGCACTTCGGGAATTGGGAAATAAACAGGAATTAGAGAGATTTCCATTCAAAGAAGAAGATTTGAAATATTATCGGGTTAAGATGAAACCAAAAAAAGATAGTAATGCTGTCATGTTATTTATTATGGATGCTTCTGGTTCAATGGACATAACAAAGAAATATTTAGCAAGATCATATTTTTTTGTACTAGCTACTTTTTTAAAAAGAAAGTATAACAATATAGCATTTGAATTTATATATCATACGACTGTTGCAAGAAGAGTTGATGAGTATGAATTTTTTCACAAATCTGAATCCGGGGGTACCTATATATCAAGTGGAATTAATGAAGCATTAAAATTAGTTGAAGAAAAGTATCCACCAGCAGCATGGAACATATACAGTATATATGCAAGTGATGGGGATAATTGGTCAGAAGATAATGAAAGGGCAGTTATAGCAGTTAAAAATATATGTAAAGTTAGCAATATGTTTGGTTATGCAGAACTTTTACCATCAACATATACAACAACAATGTATTATAAGTTTACAAAAGAAATAACGGATGAAAAATTTGTTCCTGTAATTATAAAAGAGAAAAAGGATTTATGGGAAGCACTTAAGATTATGCTTAGGAAGGAGTTAGGCACATGA
- a CDS encoding accessory gene regulator B family protein: MVKGISKRIIQSISINEKYSKDELEQMEYALVTILFEFSKTILLIIIFSLLGYFKEVIIILAIMCAVNPFIGGYHEDTQIKCFIATLLLTAGTLILSLQCNLSFLSNCILIFLSIFCIWNQAPVINSKMPITRPNLIKQNRIKGLSASIILGLISIVLYNYSSYYSLITWTILFEALLMFNKREN, translated from the coding sequence ATGGTAAAAGGTATTTCTAAGAGAATAATTCAAAGTATATCAATAAATGAAAAGTATAGTAAAGATGAACTTGAACAAATGGAATATGCCTTAGTGACTATTTTATTTGAATTTTCGAAAACGATTTTATTAATAATTATTTTTTCATTACTTGGATACTTTAAAGAAGTTATAATTATTCTTGCAATAATGTGTGCCGTTAATCCTTTTATAGGAGGATATCATGAAGACACTCAAATTAAGTGTTTTATAGCAACATTGCTATTAACAGCTGGAACATTGATTTTAAGTTTACAATGTAATCTTAGTTTTCTAAGTAATTGCATCTTAATTTTCCTAAGCATATTTTGCATATGGAATCAAGCTCCAGTAATAAATTCCAAAATGCCAATTACCCGCCCCAATCTTATAAAACAAAATAGGATTAAAGGCCTAAGTGCTTCAATAATACTTGGACTAATATCTATAGTTTTATATAACTATAGTAGTTATTATTCACTAATAACTTGGACAATCCTATTTGAGGCCTTACTAATGTTTAATAAAAGAGAAAACTAA
- a CDS encoding efflux RND transporter periplasmic adaptor subunit: protein MLTQLAAQTAYNDAKANYNRTNTLCQADAATKVTLDDAKSKLNTAAAALDIANSNAETRLKNAKVSFAAASENTSITNAIINPDNIASAKSQMDSAKAELDLAKHALDNATITAPIAGKISAKNISVGELSPTQTPSIVLENPNSINVLIKVTETNINDITVGMSATISVPSTGLSYDGTISTISPSADQKTGMFDVKVAVNASDDNLKLGVVTNVLLINPNENNTLLVPKESVFEEDGTSYVYVINGDVLAKHTVTVGTSKNQYVEIKDGLSEDEQVVAYGSSNMKYNVKFNIVKSN, encoded by the coding sequence TTGTTAACGCAACTAGCTGCACAAACAGCTTATAATGATGCAAAAGCAAATTATAATCGTACAAATACTCTATGTCAAGCTGATGCTGCTACAAAAGTAACATTAGATGATGCAAAAAGTAAATTAAATACAGCAGCAGCTGCTTTAGATATTGCAAATTCAAATGCTGAAACTAGGCTTAAAAATGCAAAAGTAAGCTTTGCTGCAGCTAGTGAAAACACTTCAATTACTAATGCAATTATAAATCCTGACAATATTGCGTCTGCAAAATCTCAAATGGATAGTGCTAAGGCTGAATTAGATCTTGCTAAGCATGCACTTGATAATGCAACCATAACTGCACCTATTGCTGGAAAAATAAGCGCTAAAAATATATCAGTTGGTGAATTATCTCCTACTCAAACACCCTCAATTGTTTTAGAAAATCCAAACTCTATAAATGTATTAATAAAAGTCACTGAAACAAATATAAATGATATTACGGTAGGTATGTCTGCTACTATATCTGTACCATCAACTGGATTATCTTATGATGGTACAATATCTACAATCTCTCCTTCAGCAGATCAAAAGACAGGAATGTTTGATGTTAAAGTAGCTGTTAATGCTTCCGATGATAATCTAAAACTAGGAGTGGTCACAAATGTTTTACTAATTAATCCAAATGAAAATAATACTCTCTTGGTTCCAAAAGAATCTGTATTTGAAGAAGATGGCACTTCATATGTGTATGTGATTAATGGTGATGTATTAGCTAAACATACAGTAACAGTTGGAACTTCTAAAAATCAATATGTAGAAATTAAAGATGGATTATCTGAAGATGAGCAAGTTGTTGCTTACGGTAGTTCTAATATGAAATATAATGTGAAATTTAATATTGTGAAGAGTAACTAA
- a CDS encoding UDP-N-acetylglucosamine pyrophosphorylase — protein sequence MKLELTVYELGEALKKIEEKYKLDILVKSTLSGGWMTITGEAIILKAPSNVKVGCGGKSDNIIDIKIKTKESQQGIVFKITGAKDKKFNVDISSTRYKEVLSNNLTINQIKVNENESKVRIDEDIIFTIKASVDQVAEIIER from the coding sequence ATGAAATTAGAATTAACTGTTTATGAACTAGGCGAAGCATTAAAGAAAATAGAAGAAAAATATAAATTAGATATATTGGTTAAATCAACATTGAGTGGTGGTTGGATGACAATTACAGGTGAAGCCATTATATTAAAAGCTCCAAGTAATGTAAAAGTAGGATGTGGTGGAAAAAGCGATAATATTATAGATATAAAAATTAAAACAAAAGAGAGTCAACAAGGAATTGTTTTTAAAATTACAGGAGCCAAAGATAAGAAATTTAATGTAGATATATCAAGTACTAGATATAAAGAAGTACTTTCTAATAACTTAACGATAAACCAAATAAAAGTAAACGAAAATGAGAGTAAGGTTAGGATTGATGAAGATATTATATTTACAATAAAAGCATCCGTTGACCAAGTTGCAGAGATTATAGAAAGATAA
- a CDS encoding DHA2 family efflux MFS transporter permease subunit, with protein sequence MKGKENNDPSKWLILLVLIIGSFMTSLDTSIANIAIPKIMSVFGVSLDDVKWVLTAYTLTLGAIVPVTGYLGDVFGSKKMFIFALVTFTIGSFLCGMAWSNGAMIAFRVIQAIGGGMIMPVAMTTMMQIFSKETLGTAVGFWGIAVLAAPAIGPTLGGYILEKLDWRIIFYINVPIGVLGIFMALICLQDTPKKAFPKFDYIGFITSTISIVSILYVLGEGSNIDWQDIKNPLLLTVGVFGMIIFIINELSTEDPLIELRVLKNLEFTISQIVQCLLFSVLMAVMYIMPLFLQNMKNYTPIETGMILLPSAMASALVMPISGKIYDKIGAKIPATIGIIIIIVSSYKLVCINMDTTKLYIEAVMTIRNIGIGLSMMPITTAGMNAVVDPKLAGKASALNNTIKQIAGSLGITITTTLIQGRVNLNYSKLSDQITSFNLAASEATNKMQSLFMQGGYSQGDANGVTIATITQLVYKQAYIDAIGYALAVTTVAAGGALILVRFMKNKKLEKGTS encoded by the coding sequence ATGAAAGGAAAAGAAAATAATGATCCATCCAAGTGGCTGATTCTTTTAGTACTTATAATAGGTTCTTTTATGACTTCGTTAGATACTAGTATTGCTAATATAGCTATTCCTAAAATAATGTCAGTATTTGGTGTTTCTCTAGATGATGTAAAGTGGGTGCTAACAGCTTATACCCTTACACTAGGTGCAATAGTACCAGTAACCGGATACTTGGGAGATGTCTTTGGATCAAAAAAAATGTTTATATTTGCTCTTGTTACTTTTACTATAGGATCATTTTTATGTGGAATGGCTTGGAGCAATGGAGCTATGATTGCATTTCGCGTCATACAAGCTATAGGTGGTGGGATGATAATGCCAGTTGCTATGACTACGATGATGCAGATTTTTTCTAAGGAGACACTTGGTACTGCTGTGGGATTTTGGGGTATTGCAGTTTTAGCGGCTCCAGCTATAGGACCAACCCTTGGAGGATATATTCTTGAAAAATTAGATTGGAGAATAATATTTTATATAAATGTTCCTATTGGTGTGCTAGGAATATTCATGGCATTAATATGTCTTCAAGATACTCCTAAAAAAGCATTCCCCAAATTTGATTATATAGGTTTTATAACGTCCACTATATCTATAGTTAGTATCTTATATGTTTTAGGTGAAGGTTCCAACATAGATTGGCAAGACATAAAAAATCCTCTGTTATTAACAGTTGGAGTTTTTGGTATGATAATATTTATAATAAATGAACTTAGCACTGAAGATCCACTAATAGAATTGCGTGTTTTGAAGAATTTGGAATTTACCATAAGCCAAATTGTACAATGCTTACTATTTTCTGTGTTAATGGCAGTAATGTATATAATGCCTTTGTTTTTGCAAAACATGAAAAATTATACACCAATAGAAACTGGTATGATTTTATTACCATCTGCTATGGCATCAGCACTTGTAATGCCCATTAGTGGTAAAATATATGATAAGATTGGCGCAAAGATTCCAGCTACCATTGGAATAATTATAATAATTGTAAGTTCATATAAATTAGTTTGCATTAATATGGATACAACTAAACTTTATATAGAGGCAGTAATGACAATACGTAATATTGGAATTGGACTTTCAATGATGCCTATAACAACAGCAGGAATGAATGCTGTTGTCGATCCAAAACTCGCAGGAAAAGCATCAGCACTAAATAATACAATTAAACAAATTGCGGGTTCGCTAGGGATAACAATTACAACAACTCTAATACAAGGGAGAGTTAATTTGAATTATAGCAAGTTATCAGATCAGATAACATCATTTAATTTAGCTGCAAGTGAAGCTACTAATAAAATGCAATCATTGTTTATGCAAGGGGGATACTCACAAGGAGATGCAAATGGCGTGACAATAGCTACAATTACACAACTTGTGTATAAACAAGCTTATATTGATGCAATAGGTTATGCATTAGCAGTAACTACAGTTGCTGCAGGTGGGGCACTAATTTTAGTTCGTTTTATGAAGAACAAGAAATTGGAAAAAGGCACAAGTTAA
- a CDS encoding PrkA family serine protein kinase — MNFREFIETDREKGNTLRFEGKFLDYLQLVKENPEVVILAHKRIHEMINRRGVEELKAEENPRIRKIYGNDLIRRYGFFKDEFYGIDKVIMKLASYFKSAAMKGEEARQVLYLVGPVGAGKSSIVESLKSALEDCEPVYVLKGCPMHEEPLHLIPKHLRPRFEEMLGVQIEGDLCPVCKYRLNNEFNGMYEDFPVERTGFSIRSRKGVGVVPPVDPNNQDTSILTGSVDISKMDLYSEDDPRIFSLNGAFNVGNRGLVEFIEVFKNDVEYLHTIITATQEKSIPSPGKGSMIYFDGVIIAHSNEAEWTRFKSDHTNEAILDRIVKVEVPYCLELDEEVKIYEKILKKSNFKAHIAPHTIEIAAMFAILSRLAASAKADAMTKLKIYNGEEIVEKGTTKKIDIGELREEAGQYEGMKGISTRFIIKAIDNALSESGYDCINPLSIMETIIRSVKDLDIAADDKKRYLGFIQDNIRKEYNKIIEKEITKAFIHSFREQAESLFNNYIDNAEAYVNKSKIKDLSTGEELNPDEDFMRSIEEQVGVYAASAKGFRSDVTSYMFYIVRKGGGLDYTSYEPLKEAIEKKLTASVKDLSRIITRSKVRDKEQAEKYDSMVEEMKKQGYCLHCCDVILKYAANNLWRD, encoded by the coding sequence ATGAACTTTAGAGAATTTATAGAAACCGATAGAGAAAAAGGTAACACCCTAAGATTTGAAGGCAAATTTTTAGATTATCTACAGCTTGTTAAGGAAAATCCAGAAGTAGTTATTCTTGCCCATAAAAGAATTCATGAGATGATTAATAGAAGAGGGGTAGAAGAATTAAAAGCTGAGGAAAATCCTAGAATACGTAAAATCTATGGAAATGATCTAATAAGAAGATATGGTTTTTTTAAGGATGAATTTTATGGAATTGATAAAGTTATTATGAAGCTCGCTAGTTATTTTAAATCAGCAGCTATGAAGGGAGAAGAAGCAAGACAAGTTTTATATCTTGTTGGTCCAGTTGGTGCGGGTAAATCATCTATAGTTGAAAGTTTAAAATCTGCATTAGAGGATTGCGAACCTGTTTATGTTTTAAAAGGATGTCCAATGCATGAGGAACCACTTCATCTTATTCCAAAACATTTAAGACCTAGATTTGAAGAAATGCTTGGAGTACAAATTGAAGGAGATTTATGTCCTGTATGTAAGTATAGGCTTAATAATGAATTTAATGGAATGTATGAAGATTTTCCTGTTGAAAGAACAGGATTTTCTATTAGGTCAAGAAAAGGAGTAGGAGTAGTGCCACCGGTTGATCCTAATAATCAAGATACTTCAATTTTAACAGGTTCAGTTGATATATCTAAGATGGATTTATATTCAGAAGATGATCCGAGAATATTTTCTTTAAATGGAGCGTTTAATGTTGGAAATAGAGGGCTTGTTGAATTTATTGAGGTATTTAAAAATGATGTTGAATATCTTCATACAATAATTACTGCAACTCAAGAGAAATCTATTCCATCACCGGGTAAAGGTTCTATGATTTATTTTGATGGAGTTATAATTGCTCATTCAAATGAAGCTGAATGGACTAGATTTAAGTCAGACCACACAAATGAAGCTATATTAGATAGAATAGTAAAGGTTGAAGTTCCATATTGTTTAGAACTTGATGAAGAAGTTAAAATATATGAAAAAATATTAAAAAAGAGCAATTTCAAGGCTCATATAGCACCACATACTATTGAAATTGCAGCAATGTTTGCAATACTTTCAAGACTTGCTGCTTCAGCTAAAGCAGATGCTATGACTAAGCTTAAAATTTATAATGGAGAAGAAATTGTTGAAAAAGGAACTACAAAGAAGATTGATATTGGAGAGCTTCGGGAAGAAGCAGGCCAATACGAAGGAATGAAGGGTATAAGTACAAGATTTATTATAAAAGCTATAGATAATGCTCTTTCGGAATCAGGATATGATTGTATAAATCCACTTAGCATAATGGAAACTATAATAAGATCTGTTAAAGATCTTGATATTGCAGCTGATGATAAGAAAAGATATTTAGGATTTATTCAAGATAATATTAGAAAAGAATATAATAAAATCATTGAGAAAGAGATAACTAAGGCATTTATACACTCATTTAGAGAACAAGCTGAGAGTTTATTTAATAATTATATAGATAATGCAGAAGCATATGTAAATAAGAGTAAAATAAAAGATCTTTCAACAGGAGAAGAATTAAATCCAGATGAAGACTTTATGAGAAGTATAGAAGAACAAGTAGGTGTATATGCTGCATCAGCTAAAGGATTCAGATCAGATGTTACTTCATATATGTTTTATATAGTTAGAAAGGGTGGAGGATTGGATTATACTTCTTATGAGCCTTTAAAAGAAGCTATAGAAAAGAAACTAACAGCTTCAGTTAAAGATTTATCTAGAATTATAACTAGGTCAAAGGTTCGAGACAAAGAACAAGCTGAAAAATATGATTCTATGGTGGAAGAAATGAAAAAGCAAGGGTATTGTCTTCATTGTTGTGATGTAATTTTAAAATATGCTGCTAATAATTTATGGAGAGATTAA
- a CDS encoding CPC_1213 family protein has product MDNSMKRKHTNKHKSLNHNPQAESAKAVFGEPKAKDSEFIPKTFD; this is encoded by the coding sequence ATGGACAATAGTATGAAAAGAAAACATACAAATAAACATAAAAGTTTAAATCATAATCCCCAAGCAGAAAGTGCAAAGGCAGTTTTTGGTGAGCCAAAAGCTAAAGATTCTGAATTCATTCCAAAAACTTTTGATTAA
- a CDS encoding sensor histidine kinase, whose protein sequence is MTLNIIDIISSILQSITFAYAIFYCINKSSKVDKIKLFSIVPILIVATGFCSGTFGDNWSSIFVTHILCLSIITVFYRKNIVSALTSFSVIYFIIEIYSILFGNLIFEYVKEMFSTEYINYETIFIIYVPEWIVLLLCFKYMKKIKQIHKFIINEGIYIMFYIMSFVLDFVISFYVMTLNVESQLLKNITYIMFLIFLIFIAVYLWSIHQKSKQIYKLNNCLEIKNSELRKIKNEHGSQISYLYELGLMERFDDVKKSLKDIINNNESTPIGVEVSENQESLLEFALKPAIDKGIHVIIEEKCDLILVKINEMEIYRVISNIVNNSIKAMNGKGTIIAKSYESLGNAIILLSNNGPKIEEHFLKDIFKAGFTTKDNTDKSHGYGLSIVKDLVESNNGNIYVESTDIATEFKIVLPIK, encoded by the coding sequence TTGACATTAAACATTATAGATATAATATCATCAATATTACAATCAATAACATTTGCTTATGCAATATTTTATTGCATAAATAAAAGTTCTAAAGTAGATAAAATAAAATTATTTAGCATTGTGCCAATATTGATAGTTGCAACAGGTTTTTGTTCCGGAACATTTGGTGACAATTGGTCGAGTATATTTGTAACTCATATATTATGTTTAAGTATAATAACTGTATTTTATAGAAAAAATATTGTAAGTGCATTAACATCATTTTCAGTAATTTATTTTATTATTGAAATATATTCTATATTATTTGGAAATTTGATTTTTGAATATGTTAAGGAAATGTTTTCCACTGAATATATAAATTATGAGACAATTTTTATAATTTATGTACCGGAATGGATTGTGTTGCTCTTATGTTTTAAATATATGAAGAAAATAAAACAAATTCATAAATTTATAATAAATGAAGGTATTTACATAATGTTTTATATAATGAGCTTTGTTCTTGATTTTGTAATAAGTTTTTATGTTATGACATTAAATGTAGAAAGCCAATTATTAAAAAATATTACATATATAATGTTTCTTATATTTTTAATATTTATCGCAGTCTATCTTTGGAGTATTCATCAGAAATCAAAGCAAATATATAAATTAAATAACTGTCTAGAAATTAAAAATAGTGAACTTAGAAAAATTAAAAATGAGCATGGATCACAAATTTCATATTTATATGAGCTTGGCCTTATGGAAAGATTTGATGATGTGAAAAAATCTTTAAAGGATATTATAAATAACAATGAATCTACTCCAATAGGTGTAGAAGTTAGTGAAAATCAAGAATCATTATTAGAATTTGCACTAAAGCCTGCTATAGACAAAGGTATACATGTTATAATTGAAGAGAAATGTGATCTTATCCTAGTAAAGATTAATGAAATGGAAATTTATAGGGTTATATCCAATATAGTAAATAATTCAATTAAGGCAATGAATGGTAAAGGGACAATAATTGCAAAAAGCTATGAGTCTTTAGGTAATGCAATAATACTACTTTCAAATAATGGACCTAAAATAGAAGAACATTTCTTGAAAGATATTTTTAAAGCTGGATTTACAACTAAAGATAACACTGATAAAAGTCATGGATATGGGCTGAGTATTGTTAAAGATTTAGTAGAAAGTAATAATGGAAATATATATGTTGAAAGTACTGATATAGCTACTGAATTTAAGATTGTTTTACCTATTAAATAA
- a CDS encoding EAL and HDOD domain-containing protein, producing MQVFVARQPIFNRKNDVIGYELLFRSGYENAYNNIDGNEATLNVIANSFYEFDFKTITDNKKAFINFTEKLINEEIATILPCEHVVIEILENIEPTDEIINACKKLKEQGFTLALDDFVFDKKYNKLIEIIDIIKVDFIITQGYDRKKIFDLLKINSEIKFLAEKVESIEEYNEAMYFGYSYFQGYYFSKPTILTAKSIPTNKHGGLEILKLINNKDFNYNDLEALILKDVGLSFKIIKLINSSAYCLRNQVNSIKYAITFLGEKEIVKWLYVVLLNDLKEKKQDELIRVSLQRAKFCELICNKSIYKEKTFSAYIIGLFSAMDAILNCSMESIIRELNISDEVKEGLMGEENILNIMLKLVISYGRGEWEEANFFAKKIKVGINEISEIYLETLKWVDNIQCD from the coding sequence ATGCAAGTTTTTGTAGCTAGACAACCAATATTTAATAGAAAAAATGATGTTATTGGTTATGAACTTTTATTTAGAAGTGGATATGAAAATGCTTATAATAATATTGATGGAAATGAAGCAACATTAAATGTTATAGCAAATTCATTTTATGAATTTGATTTTAAAACTATTACTGATAATAAAAAGGCATTTATAAATTTTACTGAAAAATTAATAAATGAGGAAATCGCTACAATACTTCCTTGTGAACATGTAGTAATAGAAATTCTAGAGAATATAGAACCGACTGATGAAATCATAAATGCATGTAAAAAACTTAAAGAACAAGGATTTACTTTAGCTCTAGACGATTTTGTATTTGATAAGAAATATAATAAATTAATAGAGATAATTGATATCATAAAAGTAGATTTTATAATTACTCAAGGTTATGATAGGAAAAAGATATTTGATTTGTTAAAAATAAATAGTGAAATAAAGTTCTTAGCTGAAAAAGTTGAAAGTATAGAGGAATATAATGAGGCAATGTACTTTGGATATTCATATTTTCAAGGATATTATTTTAGTAAGCCTACTATTTTAACAGCAAAAAGTATACCAACTAATAAACACGGGGGATTGGAAATTTTAAAATTAATAAATAATAAAGACTTCAACTATAATGATCTAGAAGCGTTGATACTTAAAGATGTAGGTTTATCATTCAAAATAATTAAATTAATTAATTCTTCTGCCTATTGTTTAAGAAATCAAGTAAATTCAATTAAATATGCAATTACATTCCTTGGAGAAAAAGAAATTGTAAAGTGGCTTTACGTAGTTTTATTAAATGATTTGAAAGAGAAAAAGCAAGATGAATTAATAAGAGTTTCATTGCAAAGAGCAAAATTTTGTGAATTAATATGCAATAAAAGTATTTATAAAGAAAAAACTTTTTCGGCGTATATTATAGGTTTATTTTCAGCTATGGACGCTATATTAAATTGTTCTATGGAGTCAATTATAAGAGAATTAAATATATCTGATGAAGTGAAAGAAGGATTAATGGGAGAAGAAAATATATTAAATATAATGCTAAAATTAGTTATTAGCTATGGAAGAGGAGAATGGGAAGAGGCAAATTTTTTTGCTAAAAAAATTAAAGTTGGTATAAATGAAATTTCAGAGATATATTTAGAAACTTTAAAATGGGTAGATAATATACAGTGTGATTAA
- a CDS encoding HAD family hydrolase yields the protein MNKIEAVLFDMDGVIFDTERVYLEHWIKIFKKYGYEMKKEIYVSVMGRGRENIMKTFVKIYGENLPILQMYKEKDQLLVQAVKEGQVPMKPGAKEILNFLKENNFKIALATSAKKDRMMMQLKIGKIENKFDAIVCGDDITNSKPDPEIFLKAAQKLSVNPENCVVVEDSPSGIKAAYSAEMMGLHVEDLKKADEEILKYCHKSFKNLLEIKEYINEYYTV from the coding sequence ATGAATAAAATTGAAGCAGTATTATTTGATATGGATGGAGTAATATTTGATACAGAAAGAGTTTATTTAGAGCATTGGATAAAGATTTTTAAAAAGTATGGATATGAAATGAAAAAAGAGATTTATGTATCTGTAATGGGAAGAGGACGAGAAAATATTATGAAAACATTTGTGAAAATATACGGTGAGAATTTGCCTATATTGCAGATGTATAAGGAAAAGGATCAACTTTTGGTACAAGCTGTAAAAGAAGGTCAAGTGCCAATGAAACCTGGAGCTAAGGAAATATTAAATTTCCTTAAGGAAAATAATTTTAAAATAGCTCTTGCAACTTCAGCTAAAAAGGATAGAATGATGATGCAATTGAAAATTGGGAAGATTGAAAATAAATTTGATGCAATTGTTTGTGGGGATGATATAACAAATTCCAAACCAGATCCGGAAATATTTTTAAAGGCAGCACAAAAGCTTTCTGTAAATCCAGAAAATTGCGTTGTTGTAGAAGATTCACCTTCAGGAATAAAAGCAGCATATAGTGCTGAAATGATGGGATTACATGTTGAAGATTTGAAAAAAGCTGATGAGGAAATACTAAAGTATTGTCATAAGAGTTTCAAAAATTTACTTGAAATTAAAGAATACATAAATGAATATTATACAGTATAA